A window of the Sabethes cyaneus chromosome 1, idSabCyanKW18_F2, whole genome shotgun sequence genome harbors these coding sequences:
- the LOC128732580 gene encoding uncharacterized protein LOC128732580: MAGIRENVFGRHASVNTVYHCLYGYYYLGVNKSTLAKIYAKHRSTISQWIRLYEENKYFSRKEREKVYLEFGPKERSWIVDLYRNCPILYLYETKERFQRTFHKSISTASISRILHAEGYSWKVLERRAIQLRQRDIYRFHSDMSIIKWDIHNLVFFDEVSFDNRGMLRTKGYAPLGKRLIFRGEFNRRPRCSMLSFLGCNGIIETFSTEGTFTRQKFFDCVRSFVLSGVVKRHPGQYSTLIMDGARIHCHKAIVEYLRSLGINVIFLPAYAPFYNPIEYIFGYLKRHLKKTYVENSSKDMIIYICEALGHFKNFNCSNIFKKCGYFPGGIFDPSIGLGQDMRTFGFKT; the protein is encoded by the coding sequence ATGGCCGGAATACGCGAAAATGTTTTTGGTCGTCATGCTTCCGTTAACACCGTTTACCACTGTCTCTACGGATATTATTATTTGGGCGTCAACAAGTCTACATTAGCTAAAATTTATGCTAAACATCGTTCCACAATTTCTCAATGGATTCGGCTGTATGAGGAAAATAAGTATTTTAGTCgaaaggaaagagaaaaagtATACTTGGAATTTGGCCCGAAGGAAAGGTCTTGGATTGTGGATTTGTACCGAAATTGTCCTATTCTGTACCTCTACGAAACCAAAGAACGATTTCAAAGGACATTTCATAAGTCTATCAGCACTGCTTCGATCAGCCGGATCCTGCATGCAGAAGGTTATAGCTGGAAAGTACTGGAAAGACGAGCAATTCAACTACGGCAACGAGATATCTACCGATTTCATTCAGATATGAGCATCATAAAATGGGATATACACAACCTGGTGTTTTTTGATGAAGTATCTTTTGATAACCGTGGCATGCTTCGCACTAAAGGTTATGCACCATTGGGAAAACGACTTATATTTCGTGGGGAGTTTAATAGGCGCCCTAGATGCTCAATGTTAAGTTTCTTGGGATGCAATGGGATTATTGAAACCTTTTCCACTGAAGGTACTTTCACGcggcaaaaattttttgattGCGTTCGCTCATTTGTGTTGAGTGGAGTAGTAAAACGGCACCCAGGACAATATAGTACATTGATAATGGATGGCGCTCGTATTCATTGTCATAAGGCAATTGTAGAGTACCTACGATCATTAGGTATTAATGTCATCTTTTTACCAGCATATGCTCCTTTTTATAATCCCATCGAGTACATATTTGGCTACCTTAAAAGGCATCTTAAAAAAACATATGTTGAGAATAGCTCTAAAGATATGATTATTTACATTTGTGAGGCTTTGGGTCATTTCAAAAACTTTAATTGctcgaatatctttaaaaaatgtGGGTATTTCCCCGGAGGAATTTTTGATCCCAGCATTGGTTTGGGTCAAGATATGAGAACATTTGGATTCAAAACATAA
- the LOC128742587 gene encoding zinc finger protein 813-like isoform X1 encodes MEATTVSALLQIPSSNPVSYCRLCLSSSSVEPLYPNSPKQDLIDLIAKSVQVLIIEEDLPCAVCQNCRLKLEDFERFRDQCQKLDDFVRTRRRELALLQETVVVQQVGDSASMVVSEEIAIKADPEALLGEEDSLPYVLTEDSWHRCKFCSEAFQSLSVLLEHFRMRHPDESKMYKCPHCAQTYSIEISGSTSPAYKCDECDAGFGHRVGLTRHKDRYHDKSSPNYSTERFKCDHCSSVFADSKQRSKHQMQTHMSISGGTKISAQVDGIHVCEKCAVTFSPYQALLVHIQEHHWNDPPQETFSCSVCSKPFDKRRLLQYHILVAHLGQIPYACNHCGEWFRTKSHLKQHKAMFHERATGDVSRCEFCGQTFEEEPKDQIS; translated from the exons ATGGAAGCTACCACAGTATCGGCACTGTTGCAAAT TCCTAGCAGCAATCCGGTATCGTATTGTCGTCTTTGTCTATCAAGCTCGTCAGTAGAGCCTTTGTATCCGAATTCTCCAAAGCAAGACTTGATAGACCTAATTGCAAAATCTGTGCAGGTACTCATAATTGAGGAGGATCTTCCATGTGCAGTCTGTCAGAATTGTCGTTTGAAACTTGAGGACTTTGAGCGATTTCGTGATCAGTGCCAGAAACTGGATGACTTTGTCCGAACTAGAAGAAGGGAGTTAGCTTTATTACAGGAGACAGTCGTCGTACAACAAGTGGGAGATTCGGCTAGTATGGTCGTGTCAGAAGAAATTGCTATAAAAGCAGATCCAGAAGCTCTACTTGGTGAAGAGGATAGCTTGCCATATGTCTTAACGGAGGATAGCTGGCATAGATGTAAGTTTTGCTCAGAAGCTTTTCAAAGTTTATCTGTACTGCTCGAACATTTCCGCATGCGTCATCCGGATGAATCTAAAATGTACAAATGTCCGCATTGTGCACAAACTTATTCCATAGAAATTAGTGGATCAACCAGTCCAGCTTATAAATGTGACGAGTGCGATGCTGGTTTTGGTCACAGAGTCGGGTTAACACGACATAAAGATCGCTACCACGATAAATCCTCGCCAAACTATTCTACCGAAAGATTCAAATGCGATCACTGTAGTAGTGTATTTGCTGATTCTAAGCAGCGTTCCAAACACCAGATGCAGACACATATGAGCATTTCCGGTGGAACAAAAATTTCGGCTCAGGTTGATGGCATACATGTGTGTGAGAAATGCGCCGTTACATTCTCACCATACCAAGCTCTTCTAGTACATATTCAGGAGCATCACTGGAATGACCCACCACAGGAGACGTTCAGTTGTTCAGTTTGCTCGAAACCGTTTGACAAACGTCGCCTGTTGCAGTATCACATCTTAGTAGCTCACTTGGGACAAATTCCGTACGCTTGCAACCATTGTGGAGAATGGTTTCGAACAAAATCCCACCTTAAGCAGCACAAAGCTATGTTCCACGAACGCGCTACAGGAGACGTTAGTCGGTGTGAATTTTGCGGGCAAACTTTTGAGGAAGAACCAAAAGATCAAATATCGTAA
- the LOC128733986 gene encoding zinc finger protein Xfin-like, with product MDLSTASKEDPFSVGNFFFHQDLPVVPSDNPESYCRLCLTTPGVEAVFPPNGEPNLYVLELIGKYIGIDLTDSPDEFRCAICQSCQLILDQFDLFRQNCLKADIAIRRRRLGLDKIKSEPLDDHEVEDGEEPAYIRLADRHYQCRICLEVFPSLTAFMNHCKEHHPEESKVFKCKYCTKSFMTKTARLQHIRSHQPNNAQEMDMNSDRLQVCEKCMVTFDSYKLLKIHLKDHHSNDPKQDPLICITCQKQFSRITILRNHILRVHLGKLPHVCKHCGISFGYNRQLLVHLQSDHGVVISAPELELTGQSFNEEDDHEDDIHVPIVSLSPVPGTSGTAKPIRDCLPTPSPSHSQAKSTTGKNKSGFKCTECTAECETQEELRSHRKIHQDPSWWKCVHCRNFVKHQKMHLMKKHPSINVDDVDSAFQLRYRCWFCRMYFKSMQQMEQHASTHKEAFLGTQREPERHRLRPDARKRQSSAMASPAVSSLIPSSMPGSSVVSPTVMTAQPPLPIGPESFPLLLSQLENGAWDYLRDMARFLNPNNTSAFNIKVEKDSLDTSINNIVDLSSASDRLLSANNSSTSLSSYDIIIKDDPDQIDDMENDSEDDTYIRLENRSYQCRVCSETFRHLLQIRKHTKAQHPTEWKSFKCEHCKRRFPSAAIRDRHAHFHTLNHAFKCSDCDQMFDSRKRVEQHYALFHDTNSSSFTIDRTQCATCNLAFVEKKYHDLHSRIYHQRKPQRLKNLTDTIQVCERCLATFSSRELLVEHIKTMHVSDPPLKTPICPRCSKDLKTMTLLRIHLLVVHLGMLPFVCQNCNAAFATRHWLLKHIEKEHTEIPIHSCTTCDETFDDEKKLAKHEASVHPSTLSSPPAPPLLPPPPLPPPPTVVNPVSVSEVFPCTKCDKKLDSKDLFEKHLIKAHPTFMLLYKCPLCVKPIRYRRQHMRVHHDVEYDPKEHRYQTRYKCHCCAKLFKQKSSLTTHQTIRAFQCSRCMLRFKTKKLLTAHSRKHRANRTIRCPDCGLDFGYPARLEEHRLRFHSSTSTEILKLHNCPYCPKVFMSLSNRERHITTNHPQNDFQVRCGHCTLPKTDSTSLRKHYRSNHPNERVTFKCHACDKVYLNLSSYKDHLKKHTKEQKTNNDSTSSENTTTNVTMTNGKNVEIEKDTKTGQTNGDTATTSVSEINENCLEANETKLQADTACTISGTKVYDTYVDIKSEIKVEPTEVEVKKECLKDENSYIEQSSEESSINGASVEKIAASSEEVALKRAVVGEVSSQSIDEVQSQTKETTGNNVLEENQDSEKATEMEKQSNKTTEERETEQITPDTTKTSATESEHATNEVQGKETPANIEPPIEAAPITQNVQESLQKTTVTDSTTQETITTKSKEDNCLSESAGAKKQTGAVDVSCAKETEIKSVEPATEVEHTGEPVVTKLCIESSAKLISAPACVNASISESKNEHKQEKVSNEPQTAPTVRSSVRLAKAKAAVNSEPSPESSTEKPPPAKRFRAEKQTSEADADS from the exons atggaTCTTTCTACTGCTTCCAAGGAGGATCCGTTTTCTGTAGGAAACTTTTTCTTCCATCAGGACCTTCCTGTCGT CCCAAGCGACAACCCTGAGTCGTATTGTCGCTTGTGTTTGACGACGCCTGGTGTGGAAGCTGTATTTCCGCCGAACGGTGAACCCAACTTGTACGTATTGGAGCTGATTGGAAAATATATTGGTATTGACCTTACTGATAGTCCGGATGAATTCCGCTGTGCCATTTGTCAGTCATGCCAGCTTATTCTTGACCAGTTTGATCTTTTCCGGCAAAACTGTCTAAAAGCGGATATTGCCATTAGAAGACGAAGATTAGGTCTGGATAAAATTAAAAGTGAGCCACTAGATGATCACGAAGTGGAAGACGGAGAAGAACCTGCATATATTCGGCTGGCTGATCGACATTACCAATGCCGTATTTGTTTAGAAGTGTTTCCCTCATTAACAGCTTTCATGAATCACTGCAAGGAGCACCATCCGGAAGAATCGAAAGTGTTTAAATGCAAATACTGTACCAAATCTTTCATGACTAAAACGGCACGACTGCAACATATTCGCTCTCACCAACCGAACAATGCCCAGGAGATGGATATGAACAGTGACAGACTACAAGTATGTGAAAAATGCATGGTGACATTTGATTCTTACAAGCTACTGAAAATTCACTTAAAAGATCATCACTCGAATGATCCTAAACAAGATCCTCTAATCTGTATTACATGTCAGAAGCAGTTTAGTCGAATTACTATTCTTCGTAATCATATTCTACGTGTGCACTTGGGAAAATTGCCTCATGTTTGCAAACATTGTGGAATTAGCTTTGGTTATAATCGCCAACTGCTCGTTCATTTACAAAGCGATCACGGTGTTGTCATATCCGCTCCGGAATTGGAGCTCACAGGGCAGTCTTTCAACGAAGAAGATGACCATGAGGATGACATCCATGTACCTATCGTATCATTATCGCCTGTTCCTGGTACAAGCGGAACAGCAAAACCAATACGAGATTGTCTCCCGACTCCAAGTCCGTCACATTCTCAAGCGAAAAGTACAACTGGAAAAAATAAGTCAGGTTTTAAATGCACCGAATGTACAGCAGAATGCGAAACTCAAGAGGAACTACGATCACACCGCAAAATTCATCAAGATCCTAGCTGGTGGAAGTGCGTACATTGTCGTAATTTTGTAAAACATCAGAAAAtgcatttgatgaaaaaacatccTTCTATCAATGTCGATGATGTCGATTCCGCATTCCAATTGCGTTATCGCTGCTGGTTCTGCCGAATGTACTTCAAATCAATGCAGCAGATGGAGCAACATGCCAGTACTCACAAGGAAGCGTTCTTGGGTACCCAACGGGAACCAGAGCGGCATCGACTAAGGCCCGACGCTAGAAAACGGCAGTCGTCTGCGATGGCGTCGCCAGCTGTTTCTTCATTGATTCCGTCATCCATGCCGGGATCGTCAGTTGTATCTCCAACAGTGATGACAGCACAACCACCATTGCCTATTGGGCCGGAGAGCTTCCCACTGTTGCTATCACAACTTGAAAACGGGGCATGGGACTATCTACGAGATATGGCGAG GTTCTTGAATCCCAACAATACTTCAGCGTTCAATATTAAGGTTGAGAAAGATTCGTTAGATACGTCGATTAACAATATTGTGGATTTGTCCAGCGCGAGTGATCGGTTATTATCGGCTAACAACAGCTCTACCAGCTTGTCGTCGTACGACATTATTATCAAGGACGATCCTGATCAGATAGACGATATGGAAAACGATTCAGAGGACGATACATACATCCGTTTGGAAAACCGTTCTTACCAATGCCGGGTCTGTTCAGAAACATTCCGCCATTTGTTGCAAATACGTAAGCACACAAAAGCACAACATCCAACCGAGTGGAAGAGTTTCAAGTGCGAACATTGTAAGCGTCGATTCCCGTCAGCGGCAATCCGCGATCGGCATGCTCACTTCCATACCCTCAATCACGCATTCAAATGTTCGGATTGTGACCAAATGTTTGATTCAAGGAAAAGGGTTGAGCAACACTATGCTCTGTTTCATGATACGAATTCGAGTAGCTTTACTATAGATCGTACGCAATGTGCTACGTGCAATTTGGCATTTGTTGAGAAAAAGTACCACGATTTACATTCTAGGATCTATCATCAGCGAAAACCACAACGATTGAAGAACCTTACTGATACTATACAAGTTTGTGAACGTTGTTTGGCAACGTTCAGCTCTCGTGAGCTATTGGTAGAGCATATTAAAACTATGCATGTATCTGATCCACCTttgaaaacacccatatgcccaCGATGTTCGAAAGATTTGAAAACAATGACTTTGCTGAGAATCCATCTGCTTGTAGTGCATCTGGGCATGCTACCTTTTGTCTGCCAAAATTGCAATGCAGCATTTGCTACCCGTCATTGGCTGTTGAAACACATTGAAAAAGAACATACTGAAATTCCGATCCACAGCTGTACTACTTGTGATGAAACGTTCGACGATGAAAAGAAACTAGCGAAGCATGAAGCAAGCGTTCATCCGTCAACTCTATCGTCCCCGCCAGCACCACCACTGCTGCCACCACCACCATTACCACCCCCACCAACAGTTGTTAaccctgtttctgtttctgaagTATTTCCTTGCACTAAATGTGATAAAAAACTGGACTCGAAAGATCtctttgaaaagcatttaattaaAGCTCATCCAACATTCATgctactctataaatgcccacTTTGTGTAAAACCAATTCGTTATCGTCGGCAGCATATGCGAGTGCATCATGACGTCGAGTACGACCCAAAAGAGCACCGCTATCAGACTCGTTACAAATGTCATTGCTGTGCCAAACTGTTCAAACAGAAATCCAGTCTCACAACTCATCAGACTATACGAGCGTTTCAGTGCAGTCGTTGCATGCTGCgtttcaaaaccaaaaaacttcTTACGGCACATTCGAGAAAGCATCGAGCAAACCGAACGATCCGGTGCCCTGACTGCGGTCTAGATTTTGGTTATCCAGCTAGGTTGGAAGAGCATCGTTTACGTTTTCATAGCAGCACTTCAACGGAAATCCTCAAATTGCATAACTGTCCATACTGCCCGAAGGTTTTCATGAGTTTATCTAATCGGGAACGCCATATTACTACCAACCATCCACAGAATGATTTTCAAGTTCGATGTGGACACTGTACTTTACCGAAAACGGACAGTACATCACTGCGCAAGCACTACAGAAGCAATCATCCCAATGAACGAGTAACGTTCAAATGTCATGCATGTGATAAGGTCTATTTAAACCTGTCTAGCTACAAAGATCACCTGAAGAAACatacaaaagagcaaaaaactaATAATGACAGTACCAGTAGCGAaaacactactaccaatgttACAATGACCAATGGCAAAAATGTTGAGATTGAAAAAGATACTAAAACAGGACAGACAAATGGAGACACAGCCACTACGTCGGTATCAGAAATCAATGAAAACTGTTTggaagcaaatgaaactaaattgCAAGCAGATACTGCATGTACTATCAGTGGAACAAAAGTCTATGATACTTATGTTGATATCAAATCGGAAATAAAAGTCGAACCTACCGAGGTTGAGGTTAAGAAAGAATGTCTAAAGGATGAAAATAGCTACATAGAGCAATCGTCCGAAGAATCGAGCATAAACGGCGCTTCAGTAGAAAAAATAGCAGCGAGTTCTGAAGAAGTCGCGCTCAAAAGAGCTGTGGTTGGCGAAGTGTCATCACAATCAATCGATGAAGTACAATCTCAAACAAAGGAGACAACAGGAAATAATGTGCTGGAAGAAAATCAGGATTCTGAAAAAGCGACAGAAATGGAAAAACAATCGAATAAGACAACCGAAGAACGCGAAACAGAACAAATAACACCTGATACGACTAAGACATCTGCTACGGAAAGTGAACACGCAACAAATGAAGTGCAGGGAAAAGAGACACCCGCTAATATTGAGCCTCCAATAGAAGCAGCGCCTATTACACAAAATGTGCAAGAGTCATTACAAAAAACAACTGTTACAGATTCAACAACTCAGGAAACTATCACAACAAAATCCAAGGAAGACAATTGTCTTTCAGAATCCGCAGGAGCAAAGAAGCAAACGGGAGCAGTTGACGTGTCTTGTGCAAAAGAGACAGAAATTAAATCTGTGGAACCTGCAACCGAGGTGGAACATACTGGAGAACCTGTGGTAACGAAACTGTGCATTGAATCGTCAGCAAAGTTGATATCAGCACCGGCATGCGTAAATGCCTCTATTAGCGAGTCAAAAAACGAACACAAGCAAGAAAAGGTTAGCAACGAACCACAAACTGCACCAACCGTGAGATCATCTGTACGGCTAGCTAAGGCAAAAGCTGCTGTAAATTCTGAACCGTCACCCGAAAGCTCTACAGAAAAGCCACCACCCGCTAAAAGGTTTAGAGCCGAGAAACAGACAAGCGAAGCTGATGCAGATTCGTAA
- the LOC128742587 gene encoding zinc finger protein 813-like isoform X2 — MEATTVSALLQINPVSYCRLCLSSSSVEPLYPNSPKQDLIDLIAKSVQVLIIEEDLPCAVCQNCRLKLEDFERFRDQCQKLDDFVRTRRRELALLQETVVVQQVGDSASMVVSEEIAIKADPEALLGEEDSLPYVLTEDSWHRCKFCSEAFQSLSVLLEHFRMRHPDESKMYKCPHCAQTYSIEISGSTSPAYKCDECDAGFGHRVGLTRHKDRYHDKSSPNYSTERFKCDHCSSVFADSKQRSKHQMQTHMSISGGTKISAQVDGIHVCEKCAVTFSPYQALLVHIQEHHWNDPPQETFSCSVCSKPFDKRRLLQYHILVAHLGQIPYACNHCGEWFRTKSHLKQHKAMFHERATGDVSRCEFCGQTFEEEPKDQIS, encoded by the exons ATGGAAGCTACCACAGTATCGGCACTGTTGCAAAT CAATCCGGTATCGTATTGTCGTCTTTGTCTATCAAGCTCGTCAGTAGAGCCTTTGTATCCGAATTCTCCAAAGCAAGACTTGATAGACCTAATTGCAAAATCTGTGCAGGTACTCATAATTGAGGAGGATCTTCCATGTGCAGTCTGTCAGAATTGTCGTTTGAAACTTGAGGACTTTGAGCGATTTCGTGATCAGTGCCAGAAACTGGATGACTTTGTCCGAACTAGAAGAAGGGAGTTAGCTTTATTACAGGAGACAGTCGTCGTACAACAAGTGGGAGATTCGGCTAGTATGGTCGTGTCAGAAGAAATTGCTATAAAAGCAGATCCAGAAGCTCTACTTGGTGAAGAGGATAGCTTGCCATATGTCTTAACGGAGGATAGCTGGCATAGATGTAAGTTTTGCTCAGAAGCTTTTCAAAGTTTATCTGTACTGCTCGAACATTTCCGCATGCGTCATCCGGATGAATCTAAAATGTACAAATGTCCGCATTGTGCACAAACTTATTCCATAGAAATTAGTGGATCAACCAGTCCAGCTTATAAATGTGACGAGTGCGATGCTGGTTTTGGTCACAGAGTCGGGTTAACACGACATAAAGATCGCTACCACGATAAATCCTCGCCAAACTATTCTACCGAAAGATTCAAATGCGATCACTGTAGTAGTGTATTTGCTGATTCTAAGCAGCGTTCCAAACACCAGATGCAGACACATATGAGCATTTCCGGTGGAACAAAAATTTCGGCTCAGGTTGATGGCATACATGTGTGTGAGAAATGCGCCGTTACATTCTCACCATACCAAGCTCTTCTAGTACATATTCAGGAGCATCACTGGAATGACCCACCACAGGAGACGTTCAGTTGTTCAGTTTGCTCGAAACCGTTTGACAAACGTCGCCTGTTGCAGTATCACATCTTAGTAGCTCACTTGGGACAAATTCCGTACGCTTGCAACCATTGTGGAGAATGGTTTCGAACAAAATCCCACCTTAAGCAGCACAAAGCTATGTTCCACGAACGCGCTACAGGAGACGTTAGTCGGTGTGAATTTTGCGGGCAAACTTTTGAGGAAGAACCAAAAGATCAAATATCGTAA
- the LOC128745728 gene encoding uncharacterized protein LOC128745728 codes for MEREKLPEEEHEFDHVDYEVEFLEDLDGQNTFDSFNAGDSGDTTALLCSEPGPSNPAKRRKTNKPGNRSVLAVPEELLLGSMEKDKQYCFKGVVYEKKFKNQKSFERCGNIMVSSDYVDDVLEQIWQYCTKFIYRGVIFPDTSDDRGELKWEDPPMYKDCDKFMTFHDKVSKRNIAPSKVDGHALQNWLTKDVTVILYKYSDAVSTLQKWNLLESQLLRSQSTDRAGAESITSLNEIKEELKDRHGRYLSADDVNWGCWANWICSKPLNMRDDLMRQTPPQHIIGLFSTVPVHSDVLLAKARLDMQVASTVNNVYVKVLHDLKEDHQQLVNITSVIGQRISMLQEKQVEYENMLTAMNSSISVRENKFSVELAQSVTDSIDVDHE; via the exons ATGGAACGTGAAAAACTACCTGAGGAAGAACACGAGTTCGATCATGTCGATTATGAGGTGGAATTCCTCGAGGATCTCGACGGACAAAATACGTTTGATAGTTTTAATGCTGGCGACAGTGGTGATACTACTGCACTGCTCTGTTCGGAACCCGGACCATCAAATCCAGCTAAACGA AGAAAAACGAACAAACCCGGAAATCGAAGTGTTTTAGCAGTGCCAGAGGAGCTGTTGCTTGGATCCATGGAGAAGGATAAACAATATTGCTTCAAAGGCGTTgtttacgaaaaaaaatttaaaaaccagAAGTCTTTCGAACGGTGCGGAAACATCATGGTATCCAGCGACTATGTGGATGACGTGCTCGAACAGATTTGGCAATATTGTACCAAATTTATTTACCGCGGGGTTATTTTTCCGGATACGTCCGATGATAGAGGAGAGTTAAAATGGGAAGATCCACCTATGTATAAAGACTGCGATAAATTCATGACGTTCCACGATAAAGTCAGCAAGCGAAATATTGCACCTTCTAAAGTTGATGGCCATGCACTCCAAAACTGGCTGACGAAAGACGTAACAGTTATTTTGTACAAATACTCTGATGCTGTTTCTACGCTTCAAAAATGGAACTTATTGGAGAGCCAATTGCTACGCTCGCAATCAACAGACCGTGCAGGGGCTGAATCTATAACATCACTTAATGAAATCAAAGAAGAGCTTAAGGATCGCCATGGACGTTATTTGAGTGCTGATGACGTCAATTGGGGATGCTGGGCAAACTGGATTTGCAGCAAACCACTAAACATGCGCGATGACTTGATGCGACAAACACCACCCCAGCATATTATTGGACTTTTCAGTACGGTTCCTGTTCACAGCGATGTTCTTTTGGCAAAGGCGAGATTAGATATGCAGGTAGCTTCCACTGTAAATAATGTTTATGTGAAAGTATTACATGATCTAAAAGAAGATCATCAGCAATTGGTAAACATAACATCCGTTATCGGCCAGCGAATCTCGATGCTACAGGAAAAGCAGGTTGAATATGAAAACATGCTCACTGCCATGAATAGTTCAATATCAGTAAGGGAAAATAAGTTTTCTGTAGAGTTGGCACAATCAGTAACAGATTCTATTGATGTAGACCATGAGtaa